In Phyllopteryx taeniolatus isolate TA_2022b chromosome 5, UOR_Ptae_1.2, whole genome shotgun sequence, the DNA window GGAGGTGAGGAGACCATTAAAATGCTTTAACAAACATTGGAACAGCAATACACATTGAGCTTAGAAACCCACAAGAGAGGCTCCCTCATCTAATCGCTacagacaaaacaataaattaattttcggctaaattaaattaaatagcaATACACCGTGAATTTTTCAGCCCGCAAGACTCCCTTGTCGAATCTCTACATTAAAAGCACTAAAAAATTCTAATAAAGTACAAAAGAAATGCATGCTCACAAGTTAAAATCAAATCTACTGAAACAGAAAATacacattgagaaaataaattctagcaaaaacaaaaaaacaatacacactAAGTTTAGTAACCAGCAGGAGATATTGACTTTTCTCtaacattataaaataaattcaaacaaaaataaaccaaattaaatgagtcatttatgcattttaccggtaatataattacattaaacaGCTGGAGCACACAAAGGGCGGTATATTCTCTAAATTAAtaattcaaacacaaataactATAATTCaagactttttatttatatattgattcagtaaaataaattcaaacaaaatctATTAATTACagtcaaattaaacaatacacAATGAGCTTATTTGTACATAGATTAGATACAAtaacccccccctcccaaaacatttaaaaaaaaaataaaaactgaacaaaattaaatgaaaataatagtGAGCTTGGCAACCAGAGAGGCTACCTTGTCCATTCTCCACATtaaatggacaaataaaataatattaagtTAAATACACAGGGAGCTTTCGGGCTCGAACAAGAGGCTGACTTGCCTATTTTCtactcattaaataattgtattacattccatttaaaacatgcatctcctttatttaaaccatctTTTCCACCGTcattacaggaaaaaaacggTGAAATACAACCATGAAGCTGTCATGAAATATGATTGCATGAAATATGTCGAGTGTGTCACATCTGCAACTCCGAGACACGTATACAGTGTAGTATATGCCCGCCTCTGATTATATTTGCATGACAGCATGCGGTGAGAATGTTTCCGGAGTGGTCTCCATTAGACAATGTGACCCTAATTATGATGAGCGGGAATATGATCGGGTGACATAACACTGACACACATAACCTACAGGATTGTGGAAAAGGTCACCAACAGCCTTGGACAGCGGTCATTTTGACGTACGGTAAATAGTAGTACAAGTACAGTTGACTGTAGTTACCGTGGAAgcaaagtctgcacacccctgttgCTTTTTGTGAtaaacaaaaatgagaccaagataaatctaGTTTTTCCACCTTTGATGTGACCTATGACCTGTACGactcaattgattttttaaaaaatatattttttgagaggggagtggaaaaaaaacaataaataatatggttgcacaagtgtacacaccctcttctaactggagatgtggctgtgttcagaattaaccaatcaaatttaactcatgttaaatgggagtcagctcACACTTgccaccccaaataaagtttagcTGTTCTAGTAGTTTTTGCCTGACAGCATTAGCACAAAAACGTCAGGCTTCTACTcaaaagcccccccccaaaaaaaaccatctaattagaacatctgaaatttgtttggggtcaatcagaggcactttgaaTCATAGAAGTTGTGTTCtggctcccatttaacatgagtttgaatgtgattgcttaattctgaacatagccacatcccagttataagaggctgtgcacacttgtgcatccacatgatctcagttgtttatttttacttcctctctcTTTATGTGTTTGAGTAAGTTTACAATGTGTGTAGAACGCGTGTTTTAACACGCTTacatgtgtttaaagcatgtgggaggagtaaaactattttcaaaaatgtatatggACTCTCTATATCAcgtattttcacctattgcgggcaGGCCTGGAACATATACTCACGATAAACAAAGGCTCTCTGTATTGCTCAATCGGTACAATCATTCCCTTCACATTTCGGACAAAATCTGTCATAATGAGAGCGAGCACATACTGTAGCCTCCTGTTACTCAGAGCTTTTCCCACCTGTTTCCCTCCTAAAATGCTTGGCTCTCCGCTTCTCTCCCAGTCCACTCAAGTGCTCCATCACTCCCCCTCCTTCGCTTATCTTCTCCCGCCCACCTTGCCGCCTCctcactgactgactgactgagttGGCTCTATTTTATCCTCACTGCCGCTCTTCCTCTCACTATCGCGACTCGGGATGAAGTTAACGACACTGTGCACGTTTTTGACCTTGTTGGCCTCGTGCAGCCTCTCTCGGGAGGGGAACGAGGGATTCGGGCCATGCGCTGCCACCCTGCGGGCCGGGGGGCCGTGCGGGCCGGGGCGGGCCGGCTGCCCTTACGTCTTGAGCCTGCCGCCGATGACTGTGCACCTGCCGGAAAAGCTCAGGGATCTGGAAAAGCTGGTGAAGGACTTACAGACGCTGAAGGACGACGTGGAACAGCTGAGGAAGATGTGCGGCGACAGCGGGATACACCGAGGCACCAGGTACGACGAGGAGGGACACTCTGAGACACAAGATTTAGATGTAAGGGACGGGCAGGGAAAGACAGTGGCAGGCTCCATGTGCGTTGTAGAAataagtggtaaagaagtaACTGTAAAGGAAGCAGCTGGAAAAGATGAGAGGGGAGAAAATGAACACACCAACGAGGATAGTGGAAAAGAGATTAGAAATAATGAAGAGCATCAAGTGTGGCCAGATGAAACAAATGCCAAGGAGAAAAGGACACCAATAAAGATGCTGCAGAACCATGGGAGGCAGGATCAAGGGAAGATTtgggaggagaagaaaaaggaaatggAAAGGGGGATAAAAGCGGGGCAGAGTAATGAGAAACCAAAACAGACGGCAAACAGAGGGCTCGAGGACAAAAGCGAGCCTATAAAAAAAGACGAGGAGGTAGCGGAGGAGAAGGTGGACAAAGAAACGGGAAGGGTGGAAACAGAGAGAGGAAAAGCAGTGGAGAATGTGCAGAGAGACGGTGACGGAGAATCAGCACCCAGTAAAGCGACTAAGAGGACAGACTTTGTTTCAATCAGCCCGGCTCCTGTGTTGACGTTTAGCTCGGCTCAAAGGCCCGAGCTTGTGGACTTGGATGAGGCTGAGAGCATCACGTCATCGCTTCCATCTCCTCCCTTCTCCGGCTCCACTTCCCATTACTTCCCGGCTATTAATCCAACAAGAAGTCAAACAACTTCGACTGAATCAACCACCCAAAGTCACCCAAGCTCAAGTTCAAGCGCGATCATTCCTCGTCACGACCTCCACACGACTATTTCCCCTGAGGCCACAGAACGCAGCAGGTGGCCGAGCACCGACACCGGCTTGAAGCACCTACCAGGCCTGAAAGCCAAGTCGGAGGGAAAGCATAAACCTGGAACAAAGCCTGACGCAAACAACAAGCCGAAGGACTCCAAGGACGACCATAAACCGGacagtcaaacaaaacaaaaaatgtctcaaCTGAAAAACAAAGCAGCGATGAAACTGAAACCTGGGAATGACACAAAATGGGTACAAATTCCAAAAGCTGATAACTGGACAACTGATCCCCACCTCAAAAGCCTAAAACCAAAACATGGTCAAGACAGGACGACTAATCTACAGCAGGTAGCAACTGACCAACAAGCAAGACCTGCGACCGACGAAGAACCCGAATCAGACCAAACCCCGATGTTGAATAAAAACTCTAAACCTAACAAAAGACCTGTTCATCCTGTTAAAACCAGTAAGACTgaccagaagaaaaaaactgacaaaaagcTAAAaattgacacaaaacaaaaagttgatcaaaataaagaaaagcaacatttcACACCAGAACTGCCTACAGAttctgaaaaaacacaaaaactgatGGAATCCATTCATTCTAATTCTTCTGGAAACTCTGagtcacaaaacacatttacagctAATCCCAATCAAAGGCTGACATCCAGCCAGAAAAGTCCCATTATTAACAGAAAGCCCAAAACTGGTCAGTTGCCCAAACTTAACCAAAAGCAGCCCAAACCTGCGAAAGACCAAAACACTAAAGCTAATGTGAAGTCAAAAGCCAGCCAAATACTTCCTGATACCGATCAGAAATCTGCATCTAATCAAAGTCCTGGTGAGAACTCCAACAAAAGATCTGAGCCCTGGTCTCCCTCAAGTGACAGACCACCAACCAGACCGACGCTGGAGCCAGGTGCAACACCAGCTGAACCAAACCAGCACACCACAACCGACCAACCTCCCCATTTTACTAAGACGAAAGGCAGTTTTTACAACGCTCACCTTCCACTCGCTCCCAGTCTTGTTCCACAGATGACTGACGTGAGTCATTCCCGAGTGGACACAGAGTTCAAGCCCAGCATGATGAAAACCGTCACTCCAAAGACCTTCGAG includes these proteins:
- the LOC133477599 gene encoding uncharacterized protein LOC133477599, whose translation is MKLTTLCTFLTLLASCSLSREGNEGFGPCAATLRAGGPCGPGRAGCPYVLSLPPMTVHLPEKLRDLEKLVKDLQTLKDDVEQLRKMCGDSGIHRGTRYDEEGHSETQDLDVRDGQGKTVAGSMCVVEISGKEVTVKEAAGKDERGENEHTNEDSGKEIRNNEEHQVWPDETNAKEKRTPIKMLQNHGRQDQGKIWEEKKKEMERGIKAGQSNEKPKQTANRGLEDKSEPIKKDEEVAEEKVDKETGRVETERGKAVENVQRDGDGESAPSKATKRTDFVSISPAPVLTFSSAQRPELVDLDEAESITSSLPSPPFSGSTSHYFPAINPTRSQTTSTESTTQSHPSSSSSAIIPRHDLHTTISPEATERSRWPSTDTGLKHLPGLKAKSEGKHKPGTKPDANNKPKDSKDDHKPDSQTKQKMSQLKNKAAMKLKPGNDTKWVQIPKADNWTTDPHLKSLKPKHGQDRTTNLQQVATDQQARPATDEEPESDQTPMLNKNSKPNKRPVHPVKTSKTDQKKKTDKKLKIDTKQKVDQNKEKQHFTPELPTDSEKTQKLMESIHSNSSGNSESQNTFTANPNQRLTSSQKSPIINRKPKTGQLPKLNQKQPKPAKDQNTKANVKSKASQILPDTDQKSASNQSPGENSNKRSEPWSPSSDRPPTRPTLEPGATPAEPNQHTTTDQPPHFTKTKGSFYNAHLPLAPSLVPQMTDVSHSRVDTEFKPSMMKTVTPKTFESLHGLPMGPNSGVVSDPKPQTTNQPSLVPMSTRPTLLHSVIPSNNPGPAKPNLHATDEAAPPQKTIQPQTTSSYDFRSTATPDAKAQPAAESSTSSARELRVKIKQVAAAFFNSSQVGPNGRPPVGRQPEDLSEDNEGERRPPSGSLKLRPSEGAVSMVKRDCSDHLVRGREMKSGIYQVTPDLHGGSSFLVWCDMEVQGGGWTLLQLRQDGGVTFNRTWVEYRSGFGELLNGGEFWLGNQHMHLLTRDRDMTLRVELEDFSRVAGYAEYEHFRVASERMRYRLTVGGYSGTAGDALRFGSSYDHNNRPFTTPDRDNDRYPSGNCGAYYSSGWWFDACMAANLNGRYYVGKYKGVRDGIYWGAWHNISTEFYPTNERQSFKTVRMMIRPKGFLS